The Capillibacterium thermochitinicola genomic sequence TCCTTTCCGCAGAGTTTTTCTGGAAACTATTTGAGATTACCGGGTCGATCACAGCCTATCTGTTATATAAAGAACTGATAAACCTCAATTAAATTTAATTATACGGAAAGACGAGGAAGGAAAGAGTAACCGCACGGAACGGCACAGGGAGGAATGGTAAATTGAGAACATTCCCCGGGAAGGCGGTTATCGTTCGTTCTGGAGTTGCTAGTTGAAATTGGAGTAGGCTATGCCGGTTTCCACCGTTATCGGAAACGACCCTTGCCGGGCAGGCAAGGATCGGTAAAGTGGAGTCGGTATGACTAAGATGGGTGGTACCGCGGAAGTTAACCTTTCGTCCCAATGGCGGGCGGGAGGTTTTTATTTTACTATTTTTATTGGTTCAATTGGGAAGGAGGGTTTTTTATGCAAGATGAATTGAAAACCATTCAAGAACAAGCCTTGCAGGAGATTCAGGCTGCCGCTTCTTCGCCGGAACTGGCTGAGATTAGGCTGAAGTACTTTGGGAAAAAGGGTGTTGTCACCAAATATTCGCGGACACTCGGGACCCTTTCGGCGGAAGAGCGTCCGCTGGTTGGCAAAGCCATTAATGAGCTCCGTGAAAGGCTGGAGACCGAGCTGAAAATCCGCCAAGCGGAGATGGAACGGCGCGAAGCGGAAGCCAAATTTGAACGGGAAAAGATCGACGTTGAACTCCCGGGTCGACGGCCGCGCCGGGGCCACCCCCATCCACTGCAAATCATCATTGAAGAGATTACCATGACCTTTTTGGGGATGGGTTTTTCGGTGGCGGAAGGTCCAGAAGTGGAATTTGATTATTATAATTTTGAAGCCCTGAACATACCGCCGGAGCACCCGGCACGGGAGATGCATGATTCGCTTTACATCACCGATAATATCCTTTTACGCACCCACACTTCTCCTGTGCAAATTCGGGCGATGGAGAAGCTCTATCCCGAGCCCGTGCGGATTATTGTCCCCGGCCGGGTTTACCGCCGCGACGCTCTGGATGCGACGCATTCACCGCTTTTTCACCAGATTGAAGGGCTGCTGGTGGATAAGGGAATAACCTTTGGCGATCTGAAAGGGGTCTTAACCGTTTTTGTCAAAAAATTCTTTGGTGAAGACCGGCAGGTCCGGTTACGACCAAGCTTCTTTCCCTTCACCGAACCCAGTGCGGAAGTGGATGTCTCCTGTGTCTGCC encodes the following:
- a CDS encoding YqzL family protein, with product MILSAEFFWKLFEITGSITAYLLYKELINLN
- the pheS gene encoding phenylalanine--tRNA ligase subunit alpha, whose translation is MQDELKTIQEQALQEIQAAASSPELAEIRLKYFGKKGVVTKYSRTLGTLSAEERPLVGKAINELRERLETELKIRQAEMERREAEAKFEREKIDVELPGRRPRRGHPHPLQIIIEEITMTFLGMGFSVAEGPEVEFDYYNFEALNIPPEHPAREMHDSLYITDNILLRTHTSPVQIRAMEKLYPEPVRIIVPGRVYRRDALDATHSPLFHQIEGLLVDKGITFGDLKGVLTVFVKKFFGEDRQVRLRPSFFPFTEPSAEVDVSCVCQGKGCRICKNTGWIEILGSGSVHPKVLAMAKYDPEVYSGFAFGMGVERIAMLRYGITDIRHFYENDFRFLSQFC